In the genome of Neovison vison isolate M4711 chromosome 3, ASM_NN_V1, whole genome shotgun sequence, one region contains:
- the HIC2 gene encoding hypermethylated in cancer 2 protein produces MVSGPLALRWYAWAGRGDMGPDMELPSHSKQLLLQLNQQRTKGFLCDVIIMVENSIFRAHKNVLAASSIYFKSLVLHDNLINLDTDMVSSTVFQQILDFIYTGKLLPSDQPAEPNFSTLLTAASYLQLPELAALCRRKLKRAGKPFGSGRVGASGMGRPPRNQRLSTASVIQARYPALVDGRKGAHTPQELPQAKGSDDELFLGGSSQEGVHGLGRAVCPASGEAGLGSCSTNGSSGGCEQELGLDLSKKSPPLPPATPGPPLTPEDPAQLSDSQHGSPLSASAPPVANSASYAELGGTPNEPMDLEGAEDNHLSLLEGPGGQPRKSLRHSARKKEWSKKEPRVGSPFERREAGPKGPCPGEEGEGLGDRVPNGILASSVGGGGPSGPYTEPPYPCKEEEENGKDGSEDSGQSGSEGGSGHAGTHYMYRQEGYETVSYGDNLYVCIPCAKGFPSSEQLNAHVETHTEEELFIKEEGAYETGSGGAEEEAEDLSAPSAAYAAEPRPFKCSVCEKTYKDPATLRQHEKTHWLTRPFPCNICGKMFTQRGTMTRHMRSHLGLKPFACDECGMRFTRQYRLTEHMRVHSGEKPYECQLCGGKFTQQRNLISHLRMHTSPS; encoded by the coding sequence GTGGTACGCGTGGGCGGGGCGTGGGGACATGGGGCCCGACATGGAGCTGCCCAGCCACTCCAAGCAGCTCCTGCTGCAGCTGAACCAGCAGAGGACGAAGGGCTTCCTGTGTGATGTCATCATCATGGTGGAGAACTCCATCTTCCGCGCCCACAAGAATGTCCTGGCCGCCAGCAGCATCTACTTCAAATCCCTGGTCCTGCATGACAACCTCATCAACCTGGACACAGACATGGTCAGCTCCACGGTGTTCCAGCAGATTCTGGACTTCATCTACACGGGCAAGCTGCTGCCCAGCGACCAGCCGGCTGAGCCCAACTTCAGCACTCTCCTCACTGCCGCCAGCTACCTCCAGCTGCCCGAGTTGGCAGCGCTCTGCCGCCGTAAACTCAAGCGAGCCGGCAAGCCCTTCGGCTCTGGACGGGTGGGCGCCTCTGGCATGGGAAGGCCACCCCGCAACCAGCGGCTGTCCACGGCCTCTGTCATCCAGGCACGGTATCCAGCGCTCGTGGATGGACGCAAGGGGGCCCACACCCCCCAGGAGCTCCCCCAGGCCAAAGGCTCTGATGATGAGCTCTTCCTCGGAGGCTCCAGCCAGGAGGGTGTCCATGGCCTGGGCCGGGCCGTCTGTCCAGCCAGCGGGGAGGCCGGCTTGGGCAGCTGCAGCACCAATGGGAGCAGCGGGGGCTGTGAGCAGGAGCTGGGCCTGGACCTGTCCAAGAAgagcccacccctgccccctgccacccCTGGTCCTCCCCTGACCCCTGAGGACCCGGCCCAGCTGAGTGACAGTCAGCACGGCTCACCCCTCTCAGCCTCCGCCCCTCCTGTTGCCAACAGTGCCTCTTACGCTGAGCTGGGGGGCACCCCTAATGAGCCCATGGATCTGGAGGGGGCCGAGGACAACCACCTGAGCCTGCTGGAGGGGCCCGGTGGGCAGCCCCGGAAGAGCCTACGGCACTCGGCCCGCAAGAAGGAGTGGAGCAAGAAGGAGCCCAGGGTGGGGTCCCCCTTTGAGCGGAGGGAAGCGGGGCCCAAGGGCCCCTGCCCAGGGGAAGAGGGCGAGGGGCTAGGGGACAGGGTTCCCAATGGCATCCTGGCcagcagtgttggagggggcggCCCCAGTGGGCCCTACACAGAGCCCCCGTACCCCtgcaaggaggaggaagagaacgGCAAGGACGGGAGTGAGGACAGTGGGCAGAGCGGGAGCGAGGGGGGCAGTGGCCATGCCGGCACGCACTACATGTACCGGCAGGAGGGCTACGAGACCGTGTCTTATGGGGACAACCTATATGTGTGCATCCCCTGCGCCAAAGGCTTCCCCAGCTCCGAGCAACTCAATGCCCACgtggagacacacacagaggaggaGCTGTTCATCAAAGAGGAGGGTGCCTACGAGACGGGCAGTGGGGGTGCCGAGGAGGAGGCCGAGGACCTGTCGGCGCCCAGCGCAGCCTATGCAGCTGAGCCCCGGCCCTTCAAGTGCTCGGTGTGTGAGAAGACCTACAAGGACCCGGCCACGCTGCGGCAGCACGAGAAGACGCACTGGTTGACGCGGCCCTTCCCCTGCAACATCTGCGGCAAGATGTTCACGCAGCGCGGCACCATGACGCGCCACATGCGCAGCCACCTGGGCCTCAAGCCGTTCGCCTGTGATGAGTGCGGCATGCGCTTCACGCGCCAGTACCGCCTCACCGAGCACATGCGTGTGCACTCGGGTGAGAAGCCCTATGAGTGCCAGCTCTGTGGGGGCAAATTCACCCAGCAGCGCAACCTCATCAGCCACCTGCGCATGCATACCTCCCCCTCCTAG